From Plasmodium brasilianum strain Bolivian I chromosome 7, whole genome shotgun sequence, the proteins below share one genomic window:
- a CDS encoding profilin — MEEEYSWDSYLNDRLLSTNQVSAAGLASEEDGVVYACVAQADENDPNFDKWTLFYKEDYEIEVEDENGNKSKKTINEGQTLLTVFKEGYAPDGVWLGGTKYQFINIEKDLDFEGCTFDVATCAKLKGGLHLVKVPGGNILVVIYDEEKEQDRGNSKIAALTFSKELAESGQ; from the exons atggaaGAGGAATATTCTTGGGATAGTTACTTGAATGACAGACTTTTATCGACTAATCAAGTATCAGCAGCAGGATTAGCTTCG GAGGAGGACGGAGTAGTGTATGCTTGTGTTGCCCAAGCCGATGAGAACGATCCCAACTTTGATAAGTGGACGCTCTTTTATAAGGAGGACTATGAGATAGAAGTAGAAGACGAA AATGGTAACAAGAGTAAGAAGACTATCAATGAAGGACAAACTTTATTAACAGTATTTAAGGAGGGTTATGCACCCGATGGTGTATGGCTGGGGGGAACCAAGTATCAGTTTATAAACATTGAAAAAGATTTAGATTTTGAAGGGTGCACATTCGACGTTGCTACATGTGCCAAATTGAAAGGGGGGCTTCACTTAGTTAAAGTACCTGGGGGAAATATTTTAGTTGTGATATATGACGAGGAAAAGGAGCAGGATAGAG GAAACTCGAAAATTGCGGCTTTAACATTTTCGAAGGAATTAGCCGAGAGTGGCCAGTGA